Proteins from one Vibrio coralliirubri genomic window:
- the hutW gene encoding heme anaerobic degradation radical SAM methyltransferase ChuW/HutW, which translates to MSLNIYKFDESILGVSSPDPLRFAFAKKHSAHAGGSSIPVDLSKKLELFDELMLSEGKKQDKRCLYIHIPFCRVRCTFCNFFQNAASRKLVDEYFDALMVELKQKAKTPWAQSGLFHAVYIGGGTPTDLSPLQVEQLGKAIRQYFPLANDVEMTLEGRINRFGDEMFDRALEGGFNRFSFGIQSFNTQVRRSAKRLDDREVVLERISSLSRTEQAPIVLDLLYGLPHQSMEVFQQDLEDYMSTGAHGIDLYQLIVAGNAPMLNLVEKGKIPPPANTPDKASMYLAGVEFMAKNKVKQLSVNHWTRDNRERSIYNSLAKTYAEVLPIGCGAGGNIGGHGVMQLRTLDSYMESIKQGQLPIAMMTKQSSLEPIFSTLKAGFDSGVVRRSTLPSFMGQDTFDYLKPLFAHWEKNGLVELSEDYLSLTIAGSFWAVSLAQSVIQVLNDEYQAMHPAPKASGSSVHPHASLKHA; encoded by the coding sequence ATGAGTCTTAATATTTATAAATTTGACGAATCAATCTTGGGTGTTTCTAGCCCTGATCCGCTTCGTTTTGCGTTTGCGAAAAAGCATTCTGCACACGCCGGAGGAAGTTCAATTCCGGTCGACCTCAGTAAGAAGTTAGAACTCTTTGATGAACTGATGCTGAGTGAAGGGAAAAAACAGGATAAGCGTTGCTTGTATATCCACATTCCTTTTTGTCGCGTGCGTTGTACGTTCTGCAATTTCTTCCAAAATGCCGCAAGCCGTAAATTAGTGGATGAGTATTTCGACGCACTGATGGTCGAGCTAAAGCAAAAAGCCAAAACACCTTGGGCTCAGTCTGGACTATTTCACGCCGTCTATATTGGTGGCGGAACTCCCACCGATTTGTCACCTCTGCAAGTTGAACAGCTGGGTAAAGCGATTCGTCAATATTTCCCACTAGCAAACGATGTTGAGATGACATTGGAAGGGCGTATCAATCGATTTGGCGACGAGATGTTTGATCGTGCGCTTGAAGGTGGCTTCAATCGTTTCTCATTCGGTATTCAAAGTTTCAATACTCAAGTTCGACGCAGTGCTAAGCGCCTAGATGACCGAGAGGTTGTGCTAGAACGTATCAGTTCACTGAGTCGTACCGAGCAAGCGCCAATCGTTCTTGATCTGTTATACGGATTACCACACCAATCTATGGAAGTGTTCCAACAAGATTTAGAAGACTACATGTCTACTGGCGCACACGGCATTGACCTCTACCAACTGATTGTTGCGGGCAATGCACCTATGCTTAATCTTGTTGAGAAAGGAAAAATCCCACCGCCTGCGAATACGCCAGATAAGGCGAGCATGTATTTGGCGGGTGTGGAGTTCATGGCAAAAAATAAGGTCAAGCAACTCAGCGTAAACCACTGGACTCGTGATAACCGCGAACGCAGCATTTACAACAGCTTAGCGAAAACTTATGCCGAAGTTCTACCTATTGGTTGTGGTGCTGGTGGCAACATTGGTGGCCATGGTGTGATGCAACTTCGAACTTTAGACAGCTACATGGAGTCTATAAAGCAAGGTCAATTACCTATCGCCATGATGACGAAACAAAGCTCATTAGAGCCTATCTTCTCAACATTAAAGGCAGGTTTCGATTCTGGTGTTGTTAGAAGAAGTACGCTACCGAGCTTTATGGGACAAGACACGTTCGACTACCTAAAACCTCTGTTCGCGCATTGGGAAAAGAACGGTTTAGTTGAGCTTTCGGAAGATTATCTGAGCCTGACTATTGCTGGCAGCTTTTGGGCGGTAAGCCTTGCACAGAGTGTAATTCAAGTGCTTAACGATGAATATCAAGCTATGCACCCAGCACCTAAAGCGTCAGGTTCGAGCGTACACCCGCATGCAAGTTTGAAGCACGCTTAA